The Lewinella sp. 4G2 nucleotide sequence ATCCTCAAAATTGAAGACGTTGCGGATGAGAAACTGTCCGAAATACTTCATTACAGACTTACCCAGGGCTCTCGAGCAAGCGCAACGGCGTTCATGCAAGAATTTAATTGAAAAGTTGAGGTTTTACTTAGCCACCCTGGCTCCGGCCACCTATCTAAATCGAACAAACCAGATAAGCCAAAACGGTACAAACGAATCGGAAAGAACCATCTGATGTACTACACCTACGACGAGACCTATCTTTACGTATTTGACTTTGTGAATGCCAGGGCGGCGTCCAACGAGCACGAAGAATAGCTCCGGCATCCCACTTATTTTACCCCACTTACCATCATGCCCAACTACAACATCGCCACCCTCGACGGAGACGGCATCGGCCCCGAAGTCATCAACCAAGGCATTAAAGTCCTCAATCAGGTTGGACTGAAATTTGGCCACAAATTCCGCTTTGATTTTGCGCCCGTCGGGGCTACCGCTATCGACCAGACGGGCGTTCCCCTGCCGGACGAAACGCTGGAACTCTGTAAGCGCTCGGACGCCATCTTTTTTGGCGCCATTGGTCACCCCCGGTTTGATAATGACCCCACAGCGAAGGTGCGGCCCGAGCAGGGATTGCTGCGCCTCCGCAAAGAGCTCGGCCTTTATGCCAACCTCCGGCCCGTCGCTGGATACGACGAACTGACTCACCTCAGCCCCCTCCGCCCGGAACGCATGAAGGGCGTCGACATCCTCGTCGTGCGGGAACTCACGGGCGGGACTTACTTCGGTGATAAGGGCCGCCGCGATGGTGGCGATACCGCCTACGATACCTGCGTGTACAGCCGCCACGAGATCGAACGCATCCTGAAAGTCGGTTTTGACGTCGCCGGCAAACGCCGCGGCAAACTCACTCTGGTTGATAAGGCCAACGTGATGGAATCTTCGCGGCTCTGGCGGGAGATCACCCGCGAAATGGCCGCCAATTATCCGGACGTAGAACTCAACTTCATGTTTGTGGACAACGCCGCCATGCAACTCATCCTCAACCCCGCCCAATTCGACGTCATCGTAACGGACAATCTGTTCGGGGATATCCTATCCGATGCCTCCAGCGTGCTGGCGGGTTCCCTCGGGTTACTGCCTTCCAGTAGTGTGGGGTCGAAAGTCGGGATGTTTGAGCCCATCCACGGCTCCTGGCCGGAAGGGGCGGGGCAGGACCGGGCCAACCCCATCGCCACCATCCTTTCCGCCGCCATGATGTTGGACCACCTCGGGCTGGTGAAGGAAGGCGATGCTATCCGCAATGCCGTCAACGAAACCCTGGCGTCCGGGGTGGGGACGGAAGATTTGAGCCCGTCGCAGCAGGTGGGCACCAATGAATTGGGGGATTTGATTGCGGGGCGGATTGGGTGATGAGCCCAGGGCTTACATTAACCAGTGGGACCGGACGCTTGGAGGATCTCCTATCGTCGGACGCTCCAAGGACCTGCATTACCGTAGTTTTTTAATTCATCCGCCTCCCCCAGGTCCTTGGAGCGTCGCCAAATTTTGCGTAGCGAAGCAAGTAAAATT carries:
- the leuB gene encoding 3-isopropylmalate dehydrogenase, translating into MPNYNIATLDGDGIGPEVINQGIKVLNQVGLKFGHKFRFDFAPVGATAIDQTGVPLPDETLELCKRSDAIFFGAIGHPRFDNDPTAKVRPEQGLLRLRKELGLYANLRPVAGYDELTHLSPLRPERMKGVDILVVRELTGGTYFGDKGRRDGGDTAYDTCVYSRHEIERILKVGFDVAGKRRGKLTLVDKANVMESSRLWREITREMAANYPDVELNFMFVDNAAMQLILNPAQFDVIVTDNLFGDILSDASSVLAGSLGLLPSSSVGSKVGMFEPIHGSWPEGAGQDRANPIATILSAAMMLDHLGLVKEGDAIRNAVNETLASGVGTEDLSPSQQVGTNELGDLIAGRIG